From the Pomacea canaliculata isolate SZHN2017 linkage group LG4, ASM307304v1, whole genome shotgun sequence genome, one window contains:
- the LOC112563013 gene encoding carbohydrate sulfotransferase 11-like has translation MTQDIRGQSKMAGVFTHAPSRVAYCFVPKVGCTFWIRVFSFLNNFTGEAGLVKSPWELRRYAVHNNPHSHGQMWEAVAQEVQDYMRFLFVRHPFSRLWSAYLDKLYLPDFWREVGVPAVAKLRDSNATAKAKRCGSDVTFREFLEYSLEAKEPHWDPIFKRCDPCIYRPTVIGKIETFERDSLFLLRRMGLEWVLKHVDQQAQVEQELSTLIVYNFDLLHSRTYYQGCLDDDGLARRLWATFQMNGYIPNDANYFPPCANGTIANDVFFVDSFLKQVLDTVRKAYNRKDELKEQKRRALHDAFDAVSNTLLEKLLAKYQLDMLLFGFNEHDF, from the exons ATGACGCAAGACATTCGAGGGCAGAGTAAAATGGCAGGAGTCTTCACGCATGCGCCTTCACGTGTTGCCTACTGCTTCGTTCCCAAAGTGGGATGCACTTTCTGGATCCGAGTCTTCTCTTTTCTCAACAACTTTACGGGAGAAGCAGGACTGGTTAAATCGCCATGGGAACTCAGGAG GTATGCCGTTCACAACAACCCACACTCCCACGGTCAGATGTGGGAGGCAGTGGCCCAAGAGGTGCAGGACTACATGCGCTTCCTTTTCGTTCGGCATCCGTTCTCCCGCCTGTGGAGTGCCTACCTGGACAAGCTGTACCTGCCCGACTTCTGGCGGGAGGTGGGTGTGCCGGCAGTCGCCAAGCTGCGCGACAGCAACGCAACGGCAAAGGCCAAACGctgcggaagtgacgtcacctTCCGGGAGTTCTTGGAGTACTCCCTGGAGGCGAAGGAGCCGCACTGGGACCCCATCTTCAAGCGCTGCGATCCCTGCATCTACCGCCCCACCGTCATCGGCAAGATTGAGACCTTCGAGAGAGACAGCCTCTTTCTGCTGCGCCGCATGGGGCTGGAGTGGGTGCTGAAGCACGTGGATCAGCAGGCGCAGGTGGAGCAGGAGCTGTCCACGCTCATCGTGTACAACTTTGACCTCCTGCACTCGCGCACCTACTACCAGGGCTGCCTAGACGACGACGGCTTGGCGCGACGCCTGTGGGCCACCTTTCAGATGAACGGCTACATTCCCAACGACGCCAACTACTTTCCGCCATGCGCTAACGGCACCATCGCTAACGATGTCTTTTTCGTGGACTCGTTCCTGAAGCAGGTGCTGGACACTGTCAGGAAGGCGTATAACCGGAAGGACGAACTGAAAGAGCAGAAACGACGTGCTCTTCATGACGCCTTCGACGCAGTCTCCAACACGTTGCTGGAAAAGCTCCTCGCGAAATACCAGTTGGACATGTTACTGTTCGGGTTCAACGAACACGACTTCTAG
- the LOC112561545 gene encoding carbohydrate sulfotransferase 11-like: MAPNLTYVTQEPKDVTHRSAYDEILALPDRNESIRRLFETHDVSNESYSLLSLHACAFTCCLLLLPKVGCTFWIRVFSFLNNFTGDAGRVKSPWELKRNAVHSNRHSHGQKWEAVAQEVQDYMRFVFVRHPFSRLWSAYLDKLYLPDLWRAAGVTVVAKLRNSSATAKAKRCGNDVTFREFLEYSLEVKDLHWDPIFQRCDPCTYRPTVIGNIETFERDSLFVLRRMGMEWVLKHLDQQAQVEQELSTLIVYNFDILHSRTYYQGCLDDDGLARRLWATFQMNGYIPNDANYFPPCANGTIANDVLFVDSFLKQVLDTVRKAYNRKDELKEQKRRALHDAFDAVSNTLLEKLLAKYQLDMLLFGFNEHDF; this comes from the exons ATGGCGCCTAACCTGACCTACGTCACGCAGGAGCCTAAAGACGTCACCCATCGGTCGGCTTATGACGAGATTCTCGCCCTGCCGGATAGAAACGAGTCTATTCGCCGACTGTTCGAGACTCACGACGTCAGTAACGAGTCGTACTCGCTTTT GAGTCTTCACGCATGCGCCTTCACGTGTTGCCTACTGCTACTTCCAAAAGTGGGATGCACTTTCTGGATCCGAGTCTTCTCTTTTCTCAACAACTTTACGGGAGACGCTGGGCGCGTCAAATCGCCTTGGGAACTCAAGAG GAATGCCGTTCATAGCAACCGACACTCCCACGGTCAGAAGTGGGAGGCAGTGGCCCAAGAGGTGCAGGACTACATGCGCTTCGTTTTCGTTCGGCACCCGTTCTCCCGCCTGTGGAGTGCCTACCTGGACAAGCTGTACCTGCCCGACCTCTGGCGGGCAGCGGGTGTGACGGTAGTCGCCAAGCTGCGCAACAGCAGCGCCACAGCAAAGGCCAAACGctgcggaaatgacgtcacctTCCGGGAGTTTTTGGAGTACTCCCTGGAGGTGAAGGATTTGCACTGGGACCCGATCTTCCAGCGCTGCGATCCCTGCACCTACCGCCCCACCGTCATCGGAAACATTGAGACCTTCGAGAGAGACAGCCTCTTTGTGCTGCGCCGCATGGGGATGGAGTGGGTGCTGAAGCACTTGGATCAGCAGGCGCAGGTGGAGCAGGAGCTGTCCACGCTCATCGTGTACAACTTTGACATCCTGCACTCGCGCACCTACTACCAGGGCTGCCTAGACGACGACGGCTTGGCGCGACGCCTGTGGGCCACCTTTCAGATGAACGGCTACATTCCCAACGACGCCAACTACTTTCCGCCATGCGCTAACGGCACCATCGCTAACGATGTGCTTTTCGTGGACTCGTTCCTGAAGCAGGTGCTGGACACTGTTAGGAAGGCATATAACCGGAAGGACGAACTGAAAGAGCAGAAACGACGAGCCCTTCATGACGCCTTCGACGCAGTCTCCAACACGTTGCTGGAAAAGCTCCTCGCGAAATACCAGTTGGATATGTTACTGTTCGGGTTCAACGAACACGACTTCTAG
- the LOC112563012 gene encoding uncharacterized protein LOC112563012: MRISARISFFLLVCLAALFILFEWVVYIRHVHVRAKMSTSELLQERVNETLSSIDAVEERQVINTTMAPNLTYVTQEPKDVIHRSAYDEILALPDRNESIRRLFETHDVSNESYSLLYEYHTRVAQAHWQCPEMTQYMRGQSKITGVFTHAPSRLAYCFVPKAGCTFWIRVFSFLNNFTGDAGRVQSPWELKRYPVHNNPHSHGQKWEAVVQEVQDYMRFLFVRHPFSRLWSAYLDKLYLPDFWLEVGVPAVAQLRNSSATAKAKRCGSDVTFREFLEYSLEEKEPHWDPIFKRCDPCIYRPTVIGNIETFERDSLFLLRRMGLEWVLKHVDQQAQVEQELSTLIVYNFDLLHSRTYYQGCLDDDGMARRLWATFQMNGYIPNDANYFPPFANGTVANDAFFVDSFLKQVLDTVRKAYNRKDELKEQKRRALHDAFDAVSNTLLEKLLAKYELDLLLFGFNERDF, from the exons ATGAGGATCAGTGCAAGAATCTCCTTcttcctcctggtctgtcttgCTGCTTTGTTCATCCTCTTTGAGTGGGTAGTGTACATTCGGCATGTGCACGTGCGAGCGAAGATGTCGACTTCTGAGCTGCTTCAAGAAAGAGTCAATGAAA cTCTTTCAAGCATCGATGCAGTTGAGGAGCGACAGGTCATAAACACGACCATGGCGCCTAACCTGACCTACGTCACGCAGGAGCCTAAAGACGTCATCCATCGGTCGGCTTATGACGAGATTCTCGCCCTGCCGGACAGAAACGAGTCTATTCGCCGACTGTTCGAGACTCACGACGTCAGTAACGAGTCGTACTCGCTTTTGTACGAGTATCACACGCGGGTAGCGCAGGCGCATTGGCAATGCCCGGAAATGACGCAATACATGCGAGGGCAGAGTAAGATCACAGGAGTCTTCACGCATGCGCCTTCACGTCTTGCCTACTGCTTCGTTCCCAAAGCGGGATGCACTTTCTGGATCCGAGTCTTCTCTTTTCTCAACAACTTTACGGGAGACGCTGGGCGTGTCCAATCGCCTTGGGAACTCAAGAG ATATCCCGTTCACAACAACCCACACTCCCACGGTCAGAAGTGGGAGGCAGTGGTCCAAGAGGTGCAGGACTACATGCGCTTCCTTTTCGTTCGGCACCCGTTCTCCCGCCTGTGGAGTGCCTACCTGGACAAGCTGTACCTGCCCGACTTCTGGCTTGAGGTGGGTGTGCCGGCAGTCGCCCAACTGCGCAACAGCAGCGCAACGGCAAAGGCCAAACGctgcggaagtgacgtcacctTCCGGGAGTTCTTGGAGTACTCCCTGGAGGAGAAGGAGCCGCACTGGGACCCCATCTTTAAGCGCTGCGATCCCTGCATCTACCGCCCCACCGTCATCGGCAACATTGAGACCTTCGAGAGAGACAGCCTCTTTCTGCTGCGCCGCATGGGGCTGGAGTGGGTGCTGAAGCACGTGGATCAGCAAGCGCAGGTGGAGCAGGAGCTGTCCACGCTCATCGTGTACAACTTTGACCTCCTGCACTCGCGCACCTACTACCAGGGCTGCCTAGACGACGATGGCATGGCGCGACGCCTGTGGGCCACCTTTCAGATGAACGGCTACATTCCCAACGACGCCAACTACTTTCCGCCATTCGCTAACGGCACCGTCGCTAACGATGCCTTTTTCGTGGACTCGTTCCTGAAACAGGTTCTGGACACTGTCAGGAAGGCATATAACCGGAAGGACGAACTGAAAGAGCAGAAACGACGAGCTCTTCATGACGCCTTCGACGCAGTCTCCAACACGTTGCTGGAAAAGCTCCTCGCGAAATACGAGTTGGACTTGTTACTGTTCGGGTTCAATGAACGCGACTTCTAG